Proteins found in one Homalodisca vitripennis isolate AUS2020 chromosome 4, UT_GWSS_2.1, whole genome shotgun sequence genomic segment:
- the LOC124359437 gene encoding dopamine receptor 1-like gives MELALAYEDGGGTGVNRSLVVEGGDLPTDTLTTLSLIFVGVFLSILIFISIFGNILVCVAIYTDRGLRRIGNLFLASLAIADLFVAALVMTFAVVNDLLGYWIFGAQFCDTWIAFDVMCSTASILNLCAISLDRYIHIKDPLRYSRWVTRRVAVASIACVWLLAGLISFVPISLGLHRPPQPLVFTSGDTEYPTCALDLTPTYAVVSSCVSFYFPCVVMLGIYCRLYCYAQKHVKNIRAVTRPLTASQGLAPVTHHASSPYHVSDHKAAITVGIIMGTFLLCWVPFFCVNIIAAFCKTCIPGMAFKVLTWLGYSNSAFNPIIYSIFNTEFRDAFRRILTAHSPPCCCRRYGNVAVSLGTKSHDTKAKQNGRKEFNSSSPRSSIGSLRQTRVNSTDKVILEEETCAI, from the exons GGGTCTTCCTTTCCATCCTAATCTTCATCTCGATATTTGGCAACATCCTGGTGTGTGTGGCGATCTATACGGACAGAGGCCTTCGGAGGATCGGGAATCTCTTCCTGGCATCCCTCGCCATAGCCGATCTCTTCGTAGCTGCTCTTGTCATGACCTTCGCGGTCGTCAACGATCTCCTGGGATACTGGATTTTTGGAGCCCAGTTTTGTGACACCTGGATCGCCTTCGATGTTATGTGCTCGACCGCCTCCATCCTCAACTTGTGTGCCATCAGTCTTGACCGATACATCCACATCAAGGACCCTCTCAG GTATAGCCGGTGGGTGACACGGAGAGTAGCGGTAGCGTCCATCGCCTGTGTCTGGCTGTTGGCGGGTCTCATCTCTTTCGTACCCATCTCACTGGGGCTCCACAGGCCGCCACAACCGCTGGTCTTCACCTCTGGTGACACCGAGTACCCGACCTGCGCGCTAGATCTCACTCCCACGTACGCTGTGGTCAGCTCCTGCGTCAGCTTCTACTTCCCCTGTGTCGTCATGCTGGGCATCTACTGTCGACTGTACTGCTACGCCCAGAAACACGTCAAGAACATCCGCGCGGTCACCCGGCCCTTGACCGCATCCCAGGGCCTCGCACCCGTCACACACCACGCCTCCTCGCCCTACCATGTCAGCGACCACAAGGCGGCTATTACTGTAGGGATCATCATGGGAACTTTCCTCCTCTGCTGGGTTCCCTTTTTCTGCGTCAACATCATCGCCGCTTTCTGCAAGACCTGCATTCCTGGCATGGCCTTCAAG GTGCTGACTTGGCTGGGGTACTCAAACTCCGCCTTCAACCCGATTATATACTCAATCTTCAACACTGAGTTCCGGGACGCCTTCCGGCGCATCCTGACAGCTCACTCGCCGCCCTGCTGCTGCCGTCGCTATGGCAACGTCGCTGTGTCGCTCGGCACTAAGAGTCACGACACCAAG GCAAAACAGAACGGTAGGAAGGAGTTCAACAGTTCGAGCCCTCGCAGCAGTATTGGCTCGCTGCGACAGACGAGGGTAAACTCCACAGATAAAGTGATTCTGGAGGAGGAGACTTGCGCAATCTGA